One Burkholderia gladioli genomic window, GTGCCGAACGAGAAACCCGCCAGCACCAGCGGCAGCTCGGCCTGGCCGGGCTGGGCGCGCATGTGGGCCAGCACCGCCAGCAGGTCGTCGGTCTCGCCGTGGCCGTTGTCGTGCGTGCCCTCGGTGGCGCCGACGCCGCGGAAGTTCGAGCGCGTGACGATGTAGCCGAGCTGGGTGAAGATGCGCGCCAGCGTCTGCGCGACCTTGTTGTCCATGGTGCCGCCGAACAGCGGATGCGGATGCGCGACCAGCGCGATGCCACGCGTGGCGGTGCCGTCGGGCGGCAGGTCGACGGCGATCTCGATGCGGCCGACCGGGCCGTCGATCAGGGACTTCTGCGTTTGGGCGTTCATGCGGCTTGCGGTTTCCTTCGTTTGGCGCGCGGCGCGCTCAGATCTTCAGGCGCTCGACCACCCGGCCGTCGCGCAGGTGCGATTCGACGATCTCGTCGATGTCCTGCTTGTCGACATAGGTGTACCAGGTGCCTTCCGGGTAGACCACCATCACCGGGCCTTCCTCGCAGCGGTCCAGGCAGCCCGCCTTGTTGATGCGGACCTTGCCG contains:
- a CDS encoding alpha/beta hydrolase, with translation MNAQTQKSLIDGPVGRIEIAVDLPPDGTATRGIALVAHPHPLFGGTMDNKVAQTLARIFTQLGYIVTRSNFRGVGATEGTHDNGHGETDDLLAVLAHMRAQPGQAELPLVLAGFSFGTFVLSQVGKQMRERGEAIERMVFVGTAASRWAVAEVPEDTIVIHGETDDTVPIGSVYDWARPQELPVIVIPGAEHFFHRKLHILKRVIVDAWR
- a CDS encoding (2Fe-2S) ferredoxin domain-containing protein; translated protein: MNGSYYQHHVFFCLNQRDPGADRPSCANCDAQSMQEYAKKRVKELGLAGAGKVRINKAGCLDRCEEGPVMVVYPEGTWYTYVDKQDIDEIVESHLRDGRVVERLKI